One window from the genome of Oncorhynchus kisutch isolate 150728-3 linkage group LG21, Okis_V2, whole genome shotgun sequence encodes:
- the LOC109866656 gene encoding proline-rich nuclear receptor coactivator 2 codes for MCPPSPPSRDFEVMLGESLSHPIKHNKPSVLTSHHVGASLSKPKQAMLKKGGRKLRSTTLGLQRTHQQKPMRINPMHLAENNVAVSKSPVQSAEFATNRTQATALTPHNLKQATKKELLKSKSGRVERATGPAGQSVHNLNRHNQDAQNLNTRSHRSRHSNAPGNALSVMKNHSSCHQKPPSAPFQLLHREEKKSFNSADSAKIVNVSPAELVPEEELKDGEKIYAGAKFSEPPSPSVLPKPPSHWVGETVPQHSDHSREKMTFHLKSLLKVQDKP; via the exons ATGTGTCCTCCCTCGCCACCTTCACGGGACTTTGAAGTCATGTTGGGCGAATCACTAAGTCACCCTATTAAACACAATAAGCCATCCGTTTTGACATCCCACCATGTCGGGGCCAGCCTAAGCAAACCAAAGCAAGCAATGTTGAAGAAAGGTGGGAGAAAATTGCGTTCGACAACGTTGGGGTTACAGCGGACACACCAGCAAAAACCGATGAGGATCAACCCCATGCACCTGGCAGAAAACAATGTCGCAGTTTCGAAATCCCCAGTGCAGAGTGCCGAGTTCGCGACCAACCGGACCCAGGCGACTGCGTTGACCCCTCACAATCTTAAGCAGGCAACAAAGAAAGAG CTACTGAAGTCAAAAagtgggagagtggagagagccaCAGGACCAGCAGGCCagtctgtccacaacctcaataGACACAATCAAGATGCCCAGAATCTGAACACCCGGAGCCATAGGAGTAGGCATTCTAATGCACCTGGCAATGCTCTCTCAGTAATGAAAAACCACAGCAGCTGCCACCAGAAGCCACCCTCTGCTCCCTTCCAGCTCCTCCATCGAGAGGAGAAGAAGTCCTTCAACTCAGCTGACAGTGCCAAGATCGTGAATGTATCCCCAGCTGAGCTTGTACCCGAGGAGGAGCTCAAAGACGGAGAGAAGATCTATGCTGGAGCTAAATTCAGCGAGCCCCCGTCTCCAAGTGTCCTGCCCAAACCACCCAGTCACTGGGTTGGTGAAACTGTCCCCCAACATTCCGACCACAGCCGTGAGAAAATGACTTTTCATTTGAAGTCTTTGCTGAAGGTTCAAGATAAACCATGA
- the LOC109866655 gene encoding peptidase M20 domain-containing protein 2 yields the protein MAQHATDTLLELKQKVGSCIDEAKDRLHRLSKDIWSCPELAYEERKSHDRLVTFFSEEKGWTVDSHYKLETAFRAIWGPVGGKENNNVINVGFLCEYDALPGIGHACGHNLIAEIGAAAAIGLKALVEHTPDFPVPVQVTVLGTPAEEDGGGKIDLIRERAFDGMDVVFMAHPSQEDASWLPDVAEHDVIVRYHGKASHAAAYPWEGVNALDAAVLAYNNLSVLRQQLKPDWRIHGIIKHGGVKPNIIPAYTELEYYLRTPLRKDLPTIKAKAEMCFRAAAMATGCEVELEFARNAFHNVLRNPTLHGLYEVNGKALGMEFTTDEDVLKNTSGSTDFGNVSFIVPGIHPYFYIGSDALNHTEEYTVAAGDDKAQFYTLRAAKALAMTALDVLLCPELLQRAREELKEANLKEERALRGASEAKHCGGAAQH from the exons ATGGCTCAGCACGCTACAGATACGCTCCTGGAGCTAAAACAGAAAGTTGGCAGTTGTATCGACGAAGCCAAGGACAGGCTTCATCGTCTTAGTAAAGACATATGGAGTTGCCCAGAACTCGCATATGAAGAAAGAAAGTCCCACGACAGGTTAGTTACATTTTTCTCAGAGGAGAAGGGATGGACTGTGGACAGTCATTATAAGCTCGAGACAGCATTCCGTGCCATATGGGGACCTGTCGGTGGCAAGGAGAACAATAATGTCATAAATGTTGGTTTCTTGTGCGAATACGACGCACTGCCAGGCATTGGACATGCATGTGGCCATAACCTCATTGCGGAAATAGGAGCTGCTGCAGCGATCGGATTGAAAGCTTTGGTAGAACACACACCCGATTTCCCCGTCCCTGTACAG GTGACAGTGTTGGGAACCCCAGCAGAAGAGGATGGAGGGGGTAAAATCGACCTGATAAGAGAGAGAGCGTTTGATGGCATGGACGTGGTATTCATGGCTCATCCCTCACAGGAGGATGCTTCCTGGCTGCCAGATGTGGCTGAACACGA TGTCATAGTGAGATACCATGGCAAGGCATCTCATGCTGCAGCCTATCCCTGGGAAGGGGTCAACGCGCTGGACGCTGCTGTCCTTGCCTACAATAACCTTTCAGTGCTCAGACAGCAACTCAAGCCAGACTGGAGAATCCACG GTATCATCAAGCATGGAGGGGTGAAACCCAACATCATCCCTGCCTACACAGAGCTGGAGTACTATCTCCGAACTCCCTTACGTAAAGACTTGCCCACCATCAAGGCCAAGGCTGAGATGTGTTTTAGAGCCGCTGCCATGGCAACTGGCTGTGAA gttgAACTGGAGTTTGCAAGGAATGCCTTTCACAATGTCCTGCGGAATCCCACCCTGCATGGGTTGTATGAGGTAAACGGCAAGGCTTTGGGGATGGAATTCACTACAGATGAAGATGTCCTCAAAAACACCTCTG GCTCCACAGACTTTGGCAATGTGTCTTTTATTGTTCCTGGAATCCACCCTTACTTTTACATTGGCTCAGATGCTCTAAACCACACAGAGGAATACACCGTAGCTGCTG GTGATGATAAAGCTCAGTTCTACACCCTGCGGGCGGCCAAGGCCCTGGCCATGACAGCACTGGATGTGCTGCTGTGCCCAGAGCTGctgcagagagccagagaggagtTAAAGGAGGCTAACCTAAAGGAGGAGCGGGCCCTGAGAGGGGCCTCAGAGGCCAAACATTGTGGAGGGGCAGCCCAGCACTGa